The following coding sequences lie in one Drosophila bipectinata strain 14024-0381.07 chromosome XR, DbipHiC1v2, whole genome shotgun sequence genomic window:
- the LOC138925651 gene encoding cilia- and flagella-associated protein 58-like: MVQPVVLLSAICFITVALGSEESCYLTEEQEDDCAAVCHPIVKPLLRYFEKIQAKESQFQKENSELQKKYADLEVSHSELQRMELEKYAFISQLHKDISDLQKEKSDMQNRVIEVENLQSQIDSKNVEIKFLKDQISELNKTNELATKILRNDIAKLGEIVKNINSDNGKSSPSPTRTVQQQPPPSKGMDVERNEGQGPQRPVIENDTDDYDDDESEVEAPEPFYYESENDSGIEND, translated from the exons ATGGTCCAGCCGGTGGTGCTCTTGTCTGCGATTTGTTTTATTACCGTCGCCCTGGGATCGGAGGAA TCTTGTTATCTTACTGAAGAGCAGGAGGACGACTGCGCGGCGGTCTGTCATCCGATCGTAAAGCCCCTCCTGAGGTACTTTGAGAAGATTCAGGCCAAAGAATCCCAGTTCCAAAAGGAAAACTCAGAGTTGCAGAAAAAGTATGCGGACTTGGAGGTAAGCCACTCGGAGTTGCAGCGAATGGAACTGGAGAAGTATGCCTTTATATCACAGTTACATAAGGATATATCGGACTTACAAAAGGAAAAATCGGACATGCAAAATAGGGTGATTGAAGTCGAAAATCTACAATCTCAAATTGATTCAAAAAATGTGGAAATCAAATTTCTAAAAGATCAAATTAGTGAATTGAATAAAACAAATGAACTTGCTACAAAAATACTTCGCAACGACATTGCCAAATTGGGCGAAATAGTAAAGAATATAAATTCGGATAATGGAAAATCCAGTCCTTCACCAACCAGGACAGTCCAGCAACAACCTCCACCCTCCAAAG GTATGGATGTTGAACGGAATGAGGGCCAGGGGCCGCAGCGGCCGGTTATAGAGAACGATACCGATGACTATGACGACGATGAATCTGAGGTAGAAGCACCTGAGCCATTTTATTATGAATCAGAAAACGATTCGGGGATTGAGAATGACTGA
- the LOC138925664 gene encoding uncharacterized protein isoform X1, with amino-acid sequence MAVTESSSKGESSIKSLKNNPSNMLSARQLEFWMLERLYQWIWLLVWFKDQSMKLIDRFASNDSNEDDRSVYEEFFSDEEDSAMDSGGDSDSEYAWNSDFVDSEDYVSEVATDTGISSDYNNNSD; translated from the exons ATGGCAGTTACTGAAAGTTCTAGTAAAGGGGAGTCAAGTATAAAATCATTAAAGAATAATCCTTCTAACATGTTA TCAGCTCGTCAACTAGAATTCTGGATGCTTGAACGTCTTTACCAGTGGATTTGGCTGTTAGTTTGGTTCAAGGATCAAAGCATGAAGCTAATCGATCGCTTTGCTTCAAATGATTCAAATGAAGACGATAGGTCCGTTTATGAGGAATTTTTCTCTGACGAGGAGGATTCAGCCATGGATTCTGGTGGAGATTCGGACAGTGAATACGCATGGAACTCAGATTTTGTGGATTCCGAAGACTATGTATCTGAAGTGGCCACCGATACTGGGATTAGCTCGGACTACAACAATAACTCCGACTAA
- the LOC138925664 gene encoding uncharacterized protein isoform X2: MLERLYQWIWLLVWFKDQSMKLIDRFASNDSNEDDRSVYEEFFSDEEDSAMDSGGDSDSEYAWNSDFVDSEDYVSEVATDTGISSDYNNNSD; encoded by the coding sequence ATGCTTGAACGTCTTTACCAGTGGATTTGGCTGTTAGTTTGGTTCAAGGATCAAAGCATGAAGCTAATCGATCGCTTTGCTTCAAATGATTCAAATGAAGACGATAGGTCCGTTTATGAGGAATTTTTCTCTGACGAGGAGGATTCAGCCATGGATTCTGGTGGAGATTCGGACAGTGAATACGCATGGAACTCAGATTTTGTGGATTCCGAAGACTATGTATCTGAAGTGGCCACCGATACTGGGATTAGCTCGGACTACAACAATAACTCCGACTAA
- the LOC122321947 gene encoding putative uncharacterized protein DDB_G0289263, translated as MNHIYQISKSDFVSNWIQKHFGDQNGSFNRSTDHVGGGIQFNNRPLQSSNEDKSYTDNNIIDISEDSCEHDEWVEDIITIEDDEELDSTRWMEEFVDVEDRSDITISHIDGNTLNDDEERDSTRWIEDFVDVEDRSENTLSHIEGNSLNDDDEASREEDEDHIYMSNEANQDEESSNQSELYYYADLEYEATSENESNNFNSNESVNSGNQSEYSPENENNLANLTNDNEKNSMNENSSNENTYNQNSNIQSDYDTENEFDWELVTLAEYWSKWKTNC; from the exons ATGAACCAC ATTTATCAAATCTCAAAGAGTGACTTCGTGAGTAACTGGATCCAAAAGCACTTTGGGGACCAGAATGGATCTTTCAATAGAAGTACTGACCATGTTGGCGGCGGGATTCAATTCAATAATCGACCTTTGCAATCCAGTAACGAAGATAAGTCTTACACCGATAATAATATCATTGACATTTCAGAAGATAGCTGTGAGCACGATGAATGGGTGGAAGATATCATAACAATCGAAGATGATGAAGAGCTTGATAGTACCAGGTGGATGGAAGAATTCGTTGACGTGGAAGACCGCAGCGATATTACTATAAGCCACATCGACGGGAACACCCTCAATGATGATGAAGAACGTGATAGTACCAGGTGGATCGAAGATTTCGTTGACGTGGAAGACCGCAGCGAAAATACTCTAAGCCACATCGAGGGGAACAGCctcaatgatgatgatgaggcaAGTAGAGAGGAGGACGAGGACCATATCTATATGAGTAACGAGGCCAATCAGGACGAGGAGTCCAGCAACCAGAGCGAGCTCTACTACTATGCGGACTTGGAATACGAAGCCACCTCTGAGAATGAAAGCAACAACTTCAATAGCAATGAAAGCGTGAATTCAGGCAATCAAAGCGAGTACAGCCCGGAAAACGAAAACAACTTGGCAAATTTGACCAACGACAATGAGAAGAACTCCATGAACGAGAACTCGAGTAACGAGAATACGTACAATCAAAACTCAAACATTCAAAGCGATTACGACACGGAGAACGAGTTCGACTGGGAGCTCGTGACTCTTGCTGAGTACTGGAGCAAATGGAAGACTAATTGCTAA